The Oryzomonas sagensis genome window below encodes:
- a CDS encoding rhodanese-like domain-containing protein, whose protein sequence is MRRGLAKVLFIALGLLWALGAPAAYAGHPDIPRITNDELKALIDKKADIVILDAQLKSIYDSGHIKGALSFPWKADLTDSDVTEIPKDKPIVTYCDCGPGETDSSDLAFQLLGLGFTDVKILLNPAIRGWKKSGYPLE, encoded by the coding sequence ATGAGAAGAGGACTGGCGAAAGTGTTGTTTATTGCTCTTGGGCTATTGTGGGCGCTTGGTGCGCCTGCCGCATACGCGGGGCATCCAGATATACCGAGGATAACAAACGACGAATTGAAAGCGTTGATCGATAAAAAAGCCGATATCGTCATATTGGATGCCCAGCTTAAATCGATTTATGACAGCGGTCATATAAAAGGAGCTCTTTCTTTTCCTTGGAAAGCAGATTTGACCGATTCAGACGTTACCGAAATACCTAAGGATAAGCCTATTGTGACCTATTGCGATTGTGGACCTGGTGAAACTGATAGTTCTGATTTGGCTTTTCAGTTGCTTGGTCTTGGCTTTACCGATGTGAAAATACTTTTGAATCCGGCAATCAGAGGTTGGAAGAAGTCCGGCTATCCACTTGAATAA
- a CDS encoding DUF3343 domain-containing protein, whose protein sequence is MVQEGDLLAVFNSSHRVMKAEDTLRALRLTVLLIPAPRQLQTDCGLALRFRGDIRGQIMEILERGRLLPAFVSEYREGVFITIWADETRNTHII, encoded by the coding sequence ATGGTGCAAGAAGGAGATTTGTTGGCGGTATTTAATTCCAGCCACCGCGTGATGAAGGCCGAGGACACTCTCAGGGCCCTCAGGCTGACAGTGCTGCTTATCCCTGCTCCCCGCCAATTGCAGACCGACTGTGGACTTGCCCTGCGTTTCAGGGGGGATATCCGTGGGCAGATCATGGAAATCCTGGAGCGGGGGCGATTGCTGCCGGCCTTTGTGAGCGAGTATAGAGAAGGCGTGTTCATTACGATTTGGGCTGACGAAACACGCAATACCCACATTATATGA